A region from the Pseudobacteriovorax antillogorgiicola genome encodes:
- a CDS encoding Na+/H+ antiporter subunit E, with amino-acid sequence MINKPWLLTKFIGIYCADLFYSACKIAWDVATIRDHSSPGIVKVPLEKQSDPEVTLLANLITFSPGTMVVDLAPDKSFALVHFMFIDTPDEAIATIKTLESRILELLR; translated from the coding sequence ATGATTAACAAGCCCTGGCTTCTTACTAAGTTTATCGGCATCTATTGTGCTGACCTTTTCTATTCTGCTTGCAAGATTGCCTGGGATGTCGCGACCATTCGCGACCACAGTAGCCCTGGTATCGTAAAGGTACCTCTTGAGAAGCAAAGCGACCCCGAGGTGACACTTCTTGCTAATCTAATCACCTTTTCACCGGGGACAATGGTTGTAGACCTTGCTCCAGACAAGTCTTTTGCTCTCGTCCATTTCATGTTTATCGATACACCTGATGAGGCGATTGCAACAATCAAAACTCTTGAATCCCGGATTTTGGAGCTACTACGATGA
- the mnhG gene encoding monovalent cation/H(+) antiporter subunit G, producing the protein MTILSHAFILCGSIFVLLAGAGLVKMPHFFQRMQASSKASTLGTIFILIGSCLAHQSFESAIKSLGIVLFLLLTTPVATHALGKSALDLKVDDTSIKN; encoded by the coding sequence ATGACCATTCTAAGTCACGCTTTCATTCTTTGCGGTAGCATTTTTGTGCTTCTTGCTGGTGCCGGATTGGTGAAGATGCCTCACTTTTTTCAACGTATGCAAGCGAGCAGTAAGGCTTCGACTCTGGGAACAATATTTATTCTCATCGGCTCGTGCCTCGCTCACCAAAGCTTCGAGTCGGCAATCAAATCTCTGGGGATCGTGCTTTTTCTCCTGCTAACAACGCCGGTTGCCACCCACGCCCTCGGCAAAAGCGCCCTCGATCTAAAGGTCGACGACACGTCCATCAAAAACTGA
- the mbhE gene encoding hydrogen gas-evolving membrane-bound hydrogenase subunit E, translated as MEYIVAALLALALIARITPKSWIALIPAAGAFILLASAAYITKILVAGSLPLYSSWTWSEFMGVSISFHLDGLSAIFGLLITVIGSGVFLYAGGYMKKEPRLGGFYATLLIFTAAMLGMVFSDHTLTFFVFWELTSICSYLLIGTNIESEKARQGARKALFVTAGGGLFLLLSLVASSLAFESLGLSSHDAQHFSTMTSSIQSHPYYLFLLGGFAIAVATKSAQLPFSFWLPKAMAGPTPVSSFLHSATMVKAGILLMAKLFPAFAGHPAWFYLFTSLGLLTSIWGAGLALHQKDLKSMLAYSTISILGSLVLLLGIGTHKALQAMVVLLIAHGLYKAAWFQMVGAIQKATGTKTIAELGGLSRSLPLLTASAILASLSMAGIPLLFGFFAKELMYFTFLGTHWSLLVGGFVGSLLMVGVAYILLIKPFFGSQGTQAENSLDIRLSLPPFIFGLISVAFALVPGVFDQYIANPFIQALSTDAPHMELHYWYGWQVKPLFVLGLSAVTLLSGWLLARHKSKFDKLIGPAAQRPGPEWLFDKTIASIPDLFQKGTRIIQSGSLPVYIKCCLWGLLAIVSWPLIQLAAPDFGLSQLEAIDTLLVLFITVPCGYLMFYQDHIKQVLMLGVIGLGIVVVFALFGAPDLALTQMMVESLSVIFLLFLIREMAPQNSLPSEISWPSLFLTGGLCYAFAQLALSPIQELPRSASMYFLEKSLPDAFGNNVVNVILVDFRALDTFGEVLAVSIAALGVLSIASRIGQRKGVSS; from the coding sequence ATGGAATACATAGTCGCTGCACTCTTAGCTCTTGCCTTGATAGCGCGAATTACACCCAAATCATGGATAGCACTGATCCCAGCAGCGGGAGCTTTTATTCTACTCGCTTCTGCGGCTTATATCACGAAAATTTTGGTTGCAGGTAGCTTGCCACTCTATTCAAGCTGGACTTGGAGCGAGTTCATGGGAGTCTCTATCAGCTTCCATCTTGATGGCTTGAGTGCCATATTCGGTCTCCTGATCACCGTGATCGGCAGCGGCGTTTTTCTGTATGCTGGCGGATATATGAAAAAGGAGCCACGATTAGGGGGGTTCTATGCCACCTTACTGATCTTCACGGCTGCAATGCTTGGCATGGTCTTCAGCGACCATACCCTAACATTTTTCGTATTCTGGGAGCTGACGAGCATCTGTTCCTATCTTCTTATCGGAACCAATATCGAAAGCGAAAAAGCTCGTCAAGGCGCGCGCAAAGCTCTTTTTGTTACAGCAGGTGGGGGACTTTTCTTATTGCTGTCCTTGGTAGCAAGCTCACTGGCGTTCGAGAGCCTAGGTCTGAGTAGCCACGATGCACAGCACTTCTCAACCATGACTTCGAGTATCCAGTCTCACCCTTACTATCTATTCCTTCTTGGCGGATTCGCGATTGCAGTTGCCACTAAATCCGCTCAACTACCATTTTCTTTCTGGCTTCCAAAAGCAATGGCAGGCCCTACTCCTGTCAGTAGCTTCCTGCACTCCGCGACCATGGTCAAAGCTGGAATTCTTCTGATGGCAAAATTATTTCCCGCATTCGCAGGACATCCCGCATGGTTTTACCTATTCACTTCCCTAGGTCTTCTGACTAGCATTTGGGGAGCTGGCCTAGCACTTCACCAGAAAGATTTGAAATCCATGCTAGCTTATTCGACCATAAGCATCTTAGGCAGCCTGGTTCTTCTCCTTGGCATAGGAACTCACAAGGCTTTGCAGGCTATGGTGGTGCTGCTCATCGCCCACGGTTTATACAAGGCCGCATGGTTCCAGATGGTTGGCGCAATCCAAAAGGCTACCGGCACAAAAACGATTGCAGAACTAGGGGGATTAAGTAGGTCGCTTCCTCTACTGACTGCTAGCGCGATACTGGCGAGTTTAAGTATGGCGGGCATACCTCTGCTATTCGGATTCTTCGCCAAAGAGCTGATGTACTTTACCTTCCTCGGGACCCATTGGAGTCTACTAGTCGGCGGATTCGTTGGTTCCTTGCTCATGGTTGGTGTTGCCTACATTCTTTTGATAAAGCCATTCTTTGGATCACAGGGAACTCAGGCTGAGAACTCTTTGGACATCCGCCTCAGCTTGCCCCCATTCATCTTTGGCCTTATATCTGTGGCTTTTGCCCTAGTTCCCGGTGTATTTGATCAGTATATAGCCAACCCATTTATCCAGGCCCTATCCACGGATGCTCCCCATATGGAGCTACATTACTGGTACGGATGGCAGGTGAAACCATTGTTCGTCTTGGGACTAAGCGCCGTCACACTCTTGTCAGGTTGGCTCCTCGCAAGACATAAATCAAAATTCGATAAGCTAATCGGCCCAGCCGCACAGCGGCCTGGTCCCGAGTGGCTCTTCGATAAAACGATTGCAAGCATTCCTGATCTTTTCCAAAAGGGTACTCGAATCATTCAATCTGGGTCTCTGCCAGTCTACATCAAGTGCTGCCTTTGGGGTTTATTAGCAATTGTGAGCTGGCCTTTGATTCAGCTTGCAGCCCCCGACTTTGGCTTATCTCAACTTGAAGCCATTGATACCTTACTCGTTCTTTTCATCACCGTACCTTGTGGCTACTTAATGTTCTATCAGGACCACATCAAACAAGTTCTGATGCTGGGAGTTATCGGGCTTGGCATTGTTGTAGTATTCGCTTTATTTGGAGCGCCAGATCTAGCGCTAACACAAATGATGGTAGAATCATTGTCAGTTATCTTCTTGCTGTTCCTCATTCGTGAGATGGCTCCTCAGAACTCACTACCTAGCGAAATTTCCTGGCCCAGTCTATTCTTAACTGGTGGGCTCTGCTATGCCTTTGCACAGCTGGCTTTATCTCCCATTCAAGAATTGCCACGCTCAGCTTCAATGTATTTTCTTGAAAAGTCTTTACCAGATGCCTTTGGAAACAATGTAGTGAACGTCATTCTCGTTGATTTCAGAGCTTTAGATACCTTCGGAGAAGTTCTAGCGGTAAGCATCGCTGCCCTGGGAGTCCTCAGTATCGCGAGCCGTATCGGGCAAAGGAAGGGGGTTTCCTCATGA
- a CDS encoding prolyl oligopeptidase family serine peptidase produces the protein MKRIIPLLGLAAVGAGAYWYVQSNTSVSQTPSSTSDGVGDTESSEDFLWLEDVMGEEALKWVRERNTKTLEELTRDPRFDELKEESLKILTSKDKLVYGQIRGDFVYNFWQDADHVKGLWRRTSWESYVANEDKWDVLLDLDALAKKEGKSWVYKGSTCLKPDYDVCMLRLSDGGKDAAYVREFNVASKSFVENGFALPESKSNVDWLDADTLLVSSTFGDNAVTDSGYPRIVRMWKRGQELSATPVVFEGEKTDVSASSTVVHSKDQKHILLSRAPTFYSGVHYLLDGDKKIKLPIPEDGELTGFIADHVLVSLRSDQLGHKKGDLLAMNLEALKAGKAEPQLLFSPSESQALSSVQTSDNYVFVSYLENVQSRVLKLTPVLKGDKVTWNQDVLELPEQGTIGLVSIADDAPRMVISYEDYLTPRSLRSLNPETLESQVIQTVPARFSSDDLESKQMLASSKDGTKVPYFVIHKKGIELDGTNPTLLYGYGGFEISMKPRYSSLTGKLWLEQGGVYVVANIRGGGEFGPRWHQAALKGNRHKAFEDFIGVAEDLIAKKITSPKHLGISGGSNGGLLVGAVFTQRPDLFNGVVCMVPLLDMMRFHKLLAGASWMGEYGNPEDPQMSDYIRSYSPFHVVDKASEYPEVFFITSTKDDRVHPGHARKMAAKMESLGHKVYYYENIEGGHSASANLVQRAEQYAMQYTYLFKKLAN, from the coding sequence ATGAAACGAATCATTCCACTTCTAGGTCTCGCTGCAGTTGGTGCAGGAGCATATTGGTACGTACAGAGTAATACGAGTGTATCACAGACACCCTCTAGCACATCGGATGGCGTGGGGGATACTGAGTCCTCTGAAGACTTTCTTTGGCTCGAAGATGTGATGGGAGAAGAAGCTCTTAAATGGGTTCGTGAACGAAATACTAAAACTTTGGAAGAACTCACCCGAGACCCTCGTTTCGACGAGTTGAAGGAAGAAAGTCTCAAGATTCTGACTTCTAAAGATAAGTTAGTTTATGGCCAGATTCGAGGCGACTTTGTATACAACTTCTGGCAGGATGCTGACCATGTCAAAGGGTTGTGGCGACGAACTAGCTGGGAATCCTATGTGGCCAATGAAGATAAGTGGGACGTCCTTCTAGACTTGGATGCTCTCGCTAAAAAAGAAGGCAAGAGTTGGGTATACAAGGGTTCTACGTGTCTCAAGCCTGACTATGATGTCTGTATGCTGAGGCTTTCAGATGGTGGTAAGGATGCAGCCTACGTTAGAGAGTTCAATGTTGCTAGCAAGAGCTTTGTTGAAAATGGCTTTGCCTTGCCAGAATCGAAGTCCAACGTGGATTGGTTGGATGCGGATACGCTTCTGGTCAGTTCAACCTTTGGTGATAATGCGGTGACAGATTCAGGGTACCCACGGATTGTCCGCATGTGGAAGAGGGGGCAAGAGTTATCTGCGACTCCAGTGGTTTTCGAAGGTGAAAAGACGGACGTTTCCGCAAGTTCTACAGTTGTTCATAGCAAGGATCAGAAGCATATATTGCTGAGCCGGGCACCTACTTTCTATTCTGGTGTGCATTACCTCCTCGACGGTGACAAGAAAATCAAGCTTCCTATTCCCGAAGATGGTGAGCTAACGGGCTTCATAGCTGATCATGTCCTTGTGTCTCTGCGTTCCGATCAGTTGGGCCACAAGAAAGGCGATCTTCTCGCAATGAACCTAGAAGCGTTAAAGGCTGGTAAAGCTGAGCCACAGCTTCTGTTCTCCCCCAGTGAAAGTCAGGCTCTATCTTCGGTTCAAACCTCGGATAATTATGTCTTCGTTTCGTACCTAGAAAATGTCCAGAGCCGAGTCTTAAAGCTTACACCAGTCCTTAAAGGTGACAAAGTTACTTGGAACCAGGATGTGCTTGAATTACCGGAGCAGGGCACCATTGGTCTTGTTTCTATTGCCGATGATGCGCCGCGGATGGTGATCAGCTACGAAGACTATCTAACGCCTCGTTCGTTGCGAAGCTTGAATCCAGAGACATTAGAGTCGCAAGTGATTCAAACAGTTCCGGCTCGCTTTAGCTCCGATGACCTAGAATCCAAGCAGATGCTGGCCTCCAGTAAGGATGGCACTAAGGTTCCATACTTTGTGATTCACAAAAAAGGCATCGAACTAGATGGCACCAACCCAACTCTTCTTTACGGATATGGTGGTTTTGAAATTTCCATGAAACCTCGATACTCGTCTCTAACCGGAAAGCTCTGGCTAGAGCAAGGTGGCGTTTATGTTGTTGCGAATATTCGTGGTGGCGGCGAGTTCGGCCCCCGTTGGCACCAGGCTGCGTTGAAGGGTAATCGTCACAAGGCTTTCGAAGATTTTATTGGAGTCGCCGAGGACCTGATAGCAAAGAAAATTACGTCTCCTAAGCATCTGGGTATCTCTGGAGGAAGTAACGGTGGGCTTCTTGTAGGTGCGGTATTTACTCAAAGACCAGATCTATTCAACGGCGTGGTTTGTATGGTTCCGCTCCTCGATATGATGCGTTTTCATAAGTTGCTTGCGGGAGCTAGCTGGATGGGTGAGTACGGCAACCCAGAAGATCCTCAGATGTCTGACTATATTCGCTCCTATTCACCGTTCCATGTCGTAGACAAAGCAAGTGAGTACCCAGAGGTGTTTTTTATTACTTCAACGAAGGATGATCGTGTGCATCCCGGACACGCTCGTAAAATGGCGGCCAAGATGGAGTCCCTTGGTCACAAGGTCTACTACTATGAGAATATTGAAGGTGGTCACAGTGCAAGTGCTAACCTTGTTCAAAGAGCTGAGCAATATGCAATGCAATACACCTATCTCTTTAAGAAATTAGCAAATTAA
- a CDS encoding alkene reductase, whose product MAQVNELLKPIKFGDIEAKNRVFMAPLTRNRAHEDGTPKDMAVTYYQQRASAGLIVTEATQVSPLGKGYLDTPGIYNERHQTAWKKVVEGIHDRGGKVFLQLWHVGRISHVSLLPEGERPLAPSAIRAEAQTFAKEGFVDVSEPREIRNDEIATIVEQYKHAAELCKAAGFDGVEVHGANGYLINQFLASNSNQRQDEYGGSAENKSRFLIEVLDAVIGVYGASRVGLRLSPTGKFNGINDEKAEETYTYLYKALNKKDLAYLHVVEQFPGFPEDKTAQEMVKNLKQLYTGTYIANGGYTAESGEERLKLGLADAIAYGRPFISNPDLPERFANDIALAEPDQNTFYGGDEKGYTDYPSAT is encoded by the coding sequence ATGGCGCAAGTAAACGAACTGCTCAAGCCTATTAAGTTTGGCGACATTGAAGCAAAAAATCGGGTGTTTATGGCTCCTTTAACACGCAACCGCGCCCACGAAGATGGGACTCCAAAGGATATGGCGGTCACCTACTATCAGCAGCGAGCGAGCGCCGGATTAATTGTGACGGAAGCAACTCAGGTTAGTCCCTTGGGTAAAGGTTATCTTGACACCCCTGGTATCTATAACGAACGACACCAGACGGCTTGGAAGAAGGTCGTTGAGGGTATCCATGATCGAGGTGGGAAAGTATTCCTTCAGCTTTGGCACGTTGGGCGAATCAGTCACGTGAGCTTGCTGCCGGAAGGGGAAAGGCCTTTGGCTCCGTCGGCGATTCGAGCTGAAGCGCAGACTTTTGCCAAAGAGGGCTTTGTAGATGTATCGGAGCCAAGAGAGATTCGAAACGATGAGATTGCAACTATCGTTGAGCAATACAAACATGCTGCAGAACTATGCAAGGCAGCAGGCTTTGACGGAGTCGAAGTCCACGGTGCGAATGGATATCTGATCAACCAGTTTCTGGCAAGTAACTCGAATCAGAGGCAGGATGAATACGGAGGAAGTGCCGAGAATAAATCTCGTTTCTTGATAGAGGTCCTCGATGCCGTAATCGGCGTTTATGGGGCTAGTCGAGTTGGTCTAAGACTTTCGCCGACGGGAAAATTCAACGGGATAAACGACGAGAAAGCTGAGGAAACCTATACTTATCTCTACAAAGCTCTCAATAAGAAGGATTTAGCTTACCTCCATGTAGTTGAGCAATTCCCAGGATTTCCAGAGGATAAGACGGCTCAAGAGATGGTGAAAAATTTAAAGCAGCTCTACACCGGAACCTATATTGCGAATGGCGGCTACACAGCAGAATCTGGTGAAGAACGGCTTAAGTTAGGGCTCGCTGATGCTATAGCCTACGGCCGACCATTCATTTCAAATCCTGACTTACCCGAGCGCTTTGCCAACGATATCGCTCTCGCGGAACCAGACCAGAATACTTTCTACGGAGGAGATGAAAAGGGTTATACAGATTACCCTTCTGCGACATAA
- a CDS encoding monovalent cation/H+ antiporter complex subunit F, with the protein MMIPLYTIILSLSFICGLYRVFSGPHVLDRILGLDYLAIVGLAVTGVFYGITGDDMVLDIGLLFGLVSFLTALVFSRFIKESSNDHSKSRFHSLR; encoded by the coding sequence ATGATGATTCCTTTATACACCATCATACTAAGTTTATCTTTTATCTGTGGCCTATACCGCGTTTTCTCGGGGCCTCATGTTTTAGACCGCATTTTAGGGCTCGATTACCTCGCTATCGTGGGACTTGCCGTTACGGGGGTTTTCTACGGCATTACAGGAGACGATATGGTGCTGGATATCGGCCTACTATTTGGTTTGGTTAGTTTTTTAACAGCTCTGGTATTCAGCCGCTTTATTAAGGAGAGTAGTAATGACCATTCTAAGTCACGCTTTCATTCTTTGCGGTAG
- a CDS encoding sodium:proton antiporter, which yields MWAPIVLLGLGFYFLTQSRSFSLILGIVLLSHGVNFMIFSLSNPEMGQSAFWDRIIGAPDLANDPIPQALVLTAIVIGFALLFYLVAMLRKLEVFFPGGDLNLMRKEDD from the coding sequence ATGTGGGCTCCCATAGTATTGCTGGGATTAGGATTTTACTTTCTAACTCAGTCACGTAGTTTCTCACTTATTTTAGGCATTGTCCTGCTAAGCCATGGAGTCAACTTTATGATCTTTTCATTGTCAAATCCTGAGATGGGGCAATCTGCCTTCTGGGATCGCATCATAGGGGCTCCCGATCTTGCTAACGACCCGATTCCCCAAGCCCTCGTGCTTACTGCGATCGTTATCGGGTTCGCGCTTCTGTTCTATCTTGTCGCTATGCTCCGCAAACTCGAGGTTTTCTTCCCTGGTGGTGACCTAAATCTGATGCGAAAGGAGGACGACTGA
- a CDS encoding proton-conducting transporter membrane subunit: protein MSSLIFLPILIPFLGFCITLTFFRNQVAQKYLSLLIAVAHFSVALLLTSSDGLFSMTMGGWEAPFGISIELDLLSRILILVTSLIYLAVILYCKPGDNGETSPLLFPLLNIIVCGISGAFSTADLFNLYVWFEVTLLSSFVLSTLEGDGQRYAGALKYIIINILSSLIFLLAAGLIYHGTHTLNFGDLQSRLAAMAISEPWYTTMLSLTLFTAFAIKSALFPFHSWLPASYHHLSPTVSAIFGGLLTKVGLYAIFRITLSVFPYQSYVTDILAWLAGITMLVGVMGAVAQTHVRRILSFHIMSQVGYIAMAGVLINSPDATVRVAGFTAAIFYMVHHIIVKTNLFLVSGLIRSCLGSERLKELGGLRHSSPLIAILFAIPALSLAGLPPSSGFWAKFLLIKASLSAELYIPVLIMIIAGFFTLFSMTKIWLGAFWEPLEEPRPAQKLSWSPVLACLILGVASLSLAFHPDYILDRAKAAAVSLQERGAS from the coding sequence ATGAGTAGCTTGATTTTTCTTCCAATACTCATACCCTTTCTGGGGTTTTGCATAACATTGACGTTTTTTAGAAATCAAGTTGCTCAAAAATATCTGAGCTTACTGATAGCCGTAGCTCACTTTTCTGTAGCCTTGCTACTTACAAGCAGTGATGGCTTATTCTCCATGACTATGGGTGGTTGGGAAGCGCCGTTTGGCATTTCCATCGAACTCGATCTACTTTCTCGCATCTTGATTTTGGTTACAAGCCTCATATACTTGGCCGTCATCCTGTACTGCAAACCAGGTGATAATGGCGAGACCTCTCCGCTGCTTTTTCCACTGCTAAACATCATCGTTTGTGGCATCTCGGGCGCATTTTCCACCGCCGACTTGTTTAATCTTTACGTTTGGTTTGAAGTCACACTTTTGTCGAGCTTTGTTCTTTCCACCCTTGAAGGAGATGGTCAAAGGTATGCAGGGGCACTTAAGTATATTATCATCAACATCCTTAGCTCACTGATATTTCTTCTGGCTGCGGGGCTCATATACCACGGCACCCATACTCTTAATTTCGGAGACCTTCAGTCTCGGCTAGCAGCAATGGCCATCAGCGAACCATGGTATACAACCATGCTCAGCCTCACATTATTCACAGCTTTTGCAATTAAATCAGCCCTTTTCCCTTTCCACAGTTGGTTGCCAGCGAGTTACCACCACCTTTCGCCAACTGTGTCGGCCATTTTCGGTGGTCTACTTACCAAAGTCGGGCTTTATGCTATTTTTCGGATTACCTTAAGCGTCTTTCCATACCAAAGCTATGTTACAGACATCCTAGCTTGGTTGGCAGGGATTACCATGCTGGTCGGCGTCATGGGCGCAGTAGCCCAAACTCATGTTCGTCGAATCCTTAGCTTCCATATTATGAGCCAGGTTGGGTACATTGCTATGGCCGGAGTCTTGATCAACTCACCGGATGCTACGGTCCGGGTTGCAGGATTTACCGCTGCAATTTTTTACATGGTGCATCACATCATTGTAAAAACAAATCTTTTTCTCGTGTCTGGCTTGATCCGCTCCTGCCTCGGCAGCGAGCGCCTCAAAGAACTCGGCGGGCTTCGGCACAGCTCCCCACTTATTGCTATACTTTTCGCAATACCGGCTTTGAGCCTTGCGGGGTTGCCACCATCATCTGGATTCTGGGCGAAATTCTTGCTAATCAAGGCCAGCCTCAGCGCTGAGCTTTACATTCCTGTTTTAATCATGATCATTGCTGGGTTCTTTACCTTATTTAGCATGACGAAGATCTGGCTAGGTGCTTTTTGGGAGCCATTGGAAGAACCAAGACCAGCACAAAAGCTAAGTTGGTCCCCTGTCTTAGCCTGCTTGATTTTAGGAGTTGCGAGTCTGTCGCTCGCCTTCCACCCAGACTATATTTTGGATCGCGCTAAAGCAGCAGCGGTCAGCCTGCAAGAAAGGGGGGCATCGTGA
- a CDS encoding LysR family transcriptional regulator, whose product MQWLNYHHLFYFYTIASEGSVTEATQKLKLAQSTLSAQLKQFEESIGYKLFERKNRKLTLTDVGHRVFDYAHEIFSLGEELRESLSRFEDSLRVSIRIGVMDSIPKTLSRDLVKIASRDHGSKIGMIEESLSTLLSRLERHEIDLILANERPPTEGKNSRFHAKLVGELAVVFVTTPESMHLKADLPRSFNNQPMILPGHNSPLRQDIIDHFRIKNIHPTVVAEVDDLELQKMLVLDGHGFTALPLLSVAEELKQGQLIRLSETPICHESLWLISTHRLVHNPIAKAIINSFRPAAS is encoded by the coding sequence ATGCAATGGCTCAATTATCATCACCTGTTCTACTTTTACACCATAGCTAGCGAGGGGTCGGTAACCGAAGCTACTCAAAAGCTGAAGCTTGCACAGTCGACCTTAAGTGCTCAGCTTAAGCAATTCGAGGAGTCCATTGGATATAAGTTGTTTGAACGTAAGAATCGTAAGCTTACGCTTACCGATGTTGGTCACCGTGTGTTCGACTACGCTCACGAAATCTTCTCTCTTGGGGAAGAACTTAGGGAGTCTTTGAGTCGTTTCGAAGACTCCCTAAGAGTCTCCATTAGAATCGGGGTGATGGACTCGATACCGAAAACTCTCAGCCGTGATCTTGTGAAGATCGCCAGCCGAGATCATGGTTCTAAAATTGGAATGATTGAGGAATCACTCTCAACACTTCTAAGTCGTCTCGAGCGGCACGAGATCGATCTTATATTAGCCAACGAGCGCCCTCCTACAGAAGGCAAGAACTCTCGCTTTCATGCAAAGCTAGTGGGGGAATTGGCTGTTGTTTTTGTGACGACTCCTGAAAGCATGCATCTGAAGGCAGATTTACCGCGCTCCTTCAATAACCAGCCTATGATCCTGCCTGGGCACAATAGTCCTCTTCGCCAAGACATCATCGATCATTTTCGAATTAAGAATATCCATCCCACCGTTGTTGCCGAGGTCGACGATTTAGAGCTGCAAAAGATGCTCGTTCTTGATGGGCATGGTTTCACAGCATTACCCTTGTTATCAGTAGCCGAAGAGCTTAAGCAGGGGCAGCTAATTCGCTTGAGTGAAACTCCTATCTGTCACGAAAGTCTCTGGCTAATTTCGACTCATCGACTGGTACACAACCCCATTGCCAAGGCGATTATAAATTCTTTCCGACCAGCTGCAAGCTGA
- a CDS encoding MnhB domain-containing protein has product MNVILLRQTLKLIWPLMAIYSCYLLLRGHNEPGGGFVGGLVLALSLILFDASSIQRPKIISFINQQMFAVVGITGLVLSLVIMLPVFMGQAAFVAIWTSIPLPLAGKFSSVLVFDTAVYILVCLSVTIAYCLLKDRQQRGYES; this is encoded by the coding sequence ATGAATGTTATTTTGCTAAGGCAAACACTAAAGTTAATCTGGCCGTTGATGGCAATCTATTCTTGCTATCTACTTCTGCGGGGACACAACGAGCCAGGAGGGGGGTTTGTCGGGGGCCTAGTTTTAGCCCTGTCTCTCATTCTTTTCGATGCTTCGTCAATTCAAAGGCCCAAGATTATATCTTTCATCAATCAACAGATGTTCGCAGTGGTCGGAATCACTGGCCTAGTCCTATCATTGGTCATCATGCTACCAGTCTTCATGGGGCAAGCAGCCTTTGTAGCGATCTGGACTAGTATTCCATTGCCATTAGCCGGAAAGTTCTCTTCGGTGCTAGTGTTCGATACCGCTGTTTATATTTTGGTTTGCCTCAGTGTAACAATTGCCTATTGCTTGCTGAAAGATCGTCAGCAGAGAGGATATGAGTCATGA